Part of the Sulfuriflexus mobilis genome is shown below.
TTACCGCTGGCGCCGATCCTGCGTGCGGCCATGGCCCGTAACGAGGTCAGCGGCGAACACTATCGTGGCCAGTGGCAGGACATCGGTACGCCCGCGCGGCTGGCCGAACTCAATGCGAGTTTAGGGGCCAACGACGATGGGTGAAGAGATTCAACGCCGTCACTTTAGCGAGGACGATTTCGCGCGTTTCAACGCCGCACTCGAAAAGGAAACGGCCCTTTTACGTTCGTGGTTCGCCCATGGCGAGCTCTCTTCACGCGAGGCCACCGGCGGCTTTGAACTCGAGGCCTGGCTGCTCGACGACCAGACCCGGCCGGCCGCCAACAACGTCGCCTATCTCGAGGCCCTGAATAACCCACTCGTGGTCCCCGAACTGGCGCGCTTTAATGTCGAACTCAACGGTACCCCGCAGGCCCTCTACGGAGACGGGCTGCGCAAGATGCAGGACGAGTTGCAGGCCACCTGGGAGGCCTGCACGGCGACGGCCCGCCAGCTCGATAACGACCTGCTCATGATCGGTGTTCTGCCGACCGTCAGGGATACCGACCTGAGCCTGGAAAACATGTCACACATGACGCGTTACGAGGCCCTCAACGAGCAGGTCATGCGGCAGCGCCAGGGTCGGCCATTGCAGCTTGATATCAATGGCCACGAACACTTACTCAGCACGCACCATGACGTGATGCTGGAGGCCGCGGCGACCTCGTTCCAGATTCACACGCAGGTCCCCATCGATGCCGCCGCCCGTTATTACAATGCCGCCATCATCGCCTCGGCACCGCTGGTCGCGGTCAGTGCCAATTCACCGTTCCTGTTCGGCCGAGACCTGTGGGCCGAGACCCGCATCCCGTTGTTTGAACAGGCCGTGGAAATCGGTGGCCTGGGTGGCGCCAGTTTTGGGCCGATAAAGCGGGTCAGTTTTGGCAGCGGTTATGTGCACGAATCGATCATGGAGTGTTTTACCGAGAACCAGCAACATTTCCCGATTCTCTTGCCCGTCGATTACGACGGTGCCGATACCGAGCTCAAGCACCTACGCCTGCACAATGGCACCATCTGGCGCTGGAACCGTCCGCTGGTCGGTTTTGATGCCGATGGCACGCCGCATATCCGTATTGAACACCGCGTGATCCCGGCCGGGCCAACCATCACCGATGCCTTCGCCAATGCGGCCTTTTATTTCGGCCTGCAACAGGCCTTCACTGAGCGTAGTGTCGGCATGGAACATGAACTCGAGTTTGCCCAGGCGCGGGATAACTTTTATGCCGCCGCCAAACAGGGCCTGCAGGCGCGACTGCACTGGGCGGGGAAACATGTACCGGTACAAACCCTGTTGCTCGAGGTATTGCTGCCGATGGCGCACAATGGCCTCGAATCCCTGAGCATCGACCGTGATGATATCAATGATTACCTGGGTATCATCGAGGCACGTATCCGCACAGGCCAGACAGGCAGTGCCTGGCAACGCCAACAGGCCCAACAACGCCATGGCGACCTGCGCGCCATGACCGCCGATTACCTATACTGGCAGCAACGCGGCCTGCCGGTTCACGAATGGGGACACTAATGCCAGATCAGTTGTTACATACACGCGAAGACCTGCCCGCGGGCCTGCTCGATTGCCCGGTGGAAGACCTGCATACGCTATTAAAGGGACCGACCCTGATCCACCTGCCGG
Proteins encoded:
- a CDS encoding glutamate--cysteine ligase yields the protein MGEEIQRRHFSEDDFARFNAALEKETALLRSWFAHGELSSREATGGFELEAWLLDDQTRPAANNVAYLEALNNPLVVPELARFNVELNGTPQALYGDGLRKMQDELQATWEACTATARQLDNDLLMIGVLPTVRDTDLSLENMSHMTRYEALNEQVMRQRQGRPLQLDINGHEHLLSTHHDVMLEAAATSFQIHTQVPIDAAARYYNAAIIASAPLVAVSANSPFLFGRDLWAETRIPLFEQAVEIGGLGGASFGPIKRVSFGSGYVHESIMECFTENQQHFPILLPVDYDGADTELKHLRLHNGTIWRWNRPLVGFDADGTPHIRIEHRVIPAGPTITDAFANAAFYFGLQQAFTERSVGMEHELEFAQARDNFYAAAKQGLQARLHWAGKHVPVQTLLLEVLLPMAHNGLESLSIDRDDINDYLGIIEARIRTGQTGSAWQRQQAQQRHGDLRAMTADYLYWQQRGLPVHEWGH